The following are from one region of the Onthophagus taurus isolate NC unplaced genomic scaffold, IU_Otau_3.0 ScKx7SY_15, whole genome shotgun sequence genome:
- the LOC139432336 gene encoding uncharacterized protein, producing the protein MATLGNVEHFNPNNPGAWDAYKERVELFLKANNITEDDRKQAVFLNICGAATYDILRSLISPAKVSDASYENVIKTLSAHFSPGTSEIVARFKFYRRNQQVGETISVYVKELRKLAEECGFGSSLDTMLRDRLVCGVNHEALQKRLLAESKITFKKGLEMRVAHEVAAEGIAVLKQTQADGAKNVNTINSSKPY; encoded by the coding sequence aTGGCAACTCTGGGAAACGTGGAGCATTTCAATCCAAATAATCCTGGTGCGTGGGACGCTTACAAGGAAAGAGTAGAATTATTCTTAAAGGCGAACAATATAACAGAAGATGACAGGAAGCAAGCTGTTTTCTTAAACATTTGCGGGGCAGCAACGTACGACATATTGCGTTCGCTGATCTCCCCGGCAAAAGTAAGCGACGCGTCGTACGAAAACGTAATTAAAACATTGTCAGCACATTTTTCCCCTGGGACGTCTGAAATAGTGGCTCGCTTTAAATTCTACCGAAGAAATCAACAGGTGGGTGAAACAATTTCCGTTTATGTAAAAGAACTGCGAAAGTTAGCGGAAGAGTGCGGGTTTGGATCGTCATTGGATACGATGTTGCGCGATCGTCTCGTGTGCGGGGTTAACCACGAAGCTCTTCAGAAGCGCCTTTTGGCGGAATCAAAAATTACGTTCAAAAAGGGCCTAGAAATGAGAGTCGCACACGAAGTTGCAGCCGAAGGCATCGCCGTTCTTAAACAAACACAGGCAGACGGCGCGAAGAACGTAAACACTATTAATTCGTCGAAACCCTACTAA